From the genome of Streptomyces sp. NBC_01260, one region includes:
- a CDS encoding mechanosensitive ion channel family protein: protein METLLRPLIILGGSVVITLVVGWLVDLLLRRADGRHHETPLWGLLRRCRIPFQVTLCTALLRASYTQTGLDLISDHRGGIGQALTLVMIGASAWLVLRIAIAVVDSVYARYAANTRDPARVRRVRTQVTLIQRVVTAIVTTVAVAAMLLTFPAMRTVGTSMLASAGVLGIVAGVAAQSTLGNLFAGLQIAFGDMVRIGDTVVVDDEWGTIEEITLTFLAVRTWDERRITMPVSYFTSQPFENWSRGGAQMTGSVFFHLDHSAPVAAMRDQLRDILGDCAAWDGRNWSLAVTDTTPSTVVVRAVVTAKDADDIWTVRCAVREQMIGWLRDHHPYALPRIATAPAAPPPEDGWPVMTHPNGKPAGRDRAPRTGRG from the coding sequence ATGGAGACCCTACTGCGTCCGCTGATCATCCTCGGCGGTTCGGTAGTGATCACACTGGTGGTCGGCTGGCTGGTGGACCTGCTGCTCAGACGGGCCGACGGGCGGCATCACGAGACCCCGTTGTGGGGTCTGCTGCGGCGCTGCCGGATACCGTTCCAGGTCACGTTGTGCACGGCGCTGCTGCGGGCCAGCTACACCCAGACCGGGCTCGATCTGATCAGCGACCACCGCGGGGGCATCGGCCAGGCGCTGACGCTGGTGATGATCGGCGCCTCGGCCTGGCTGGTGCTGCGGATCGCCATCGCGGTGGTGGACTCGGTGTACGCGCGCTACGCGGCGAACACCCGGGACCCGGCGCGGGTGCGGCGGGTGCGGACGCAGGTGACGCTGATCCAGCGGGTGGTCACCGCGATCGTGACGACGGTCGCCGTCGCCGCGATGCTGCTGACGTTCCCGGCCATGCGGACGGTGGGCACCTCGATGCTGGCCTCGGCCGGTGTCCTCGGCATCGTCGCGGGTGTCGCCGCCCAGTCCACGCTCGGCAACCTCTTCGCGGGCCTGCAGATCGCCTTCGGCGACATGGTGCGGATCGGTGACACGGTGGTGGTGGACGACGAGTGGGGCACGATCGAGGAGATCACGCTGACCTTCCTCGCGGTACGGACCTGGGACGAGCGGCGGATCACGATGCCGGTCTCGTACTTCACGAGCCAGCCCTTCGAGAACTGGTCGCGCGGCGGGGCCCAGATGACCGGTTCGGTCTTCTTCCACCTGGACCACTCGGCGCCGGTCGCCGCGATGCGCGACCAGCTGCGGGACATCCTGGGCGACTGCGCCGCGTGGGACGGCCGGAACTGGTCGCTGGCCGTCACCGACACCACCCCCTCCACGGTCGTGGTGCGTGCGGTGGTCACCGCGAAGGACGCGGACGACATCTGGACGGTGCGCTGCGCGGTCCGGGAGCAGATGATCGGCTGGCTGCGCGATCACCATCCGTACGCCCTGCCGAGGATCGCGACGGCGCCCGCGGCGCCGCCGCCCGAGGACGGGTGGCCGGTCATGACCCACCCGAACGGGAAGCCGGCGGGCCGGGACAGGGCGCCGCGCACCGGGCGCGGCTGA
- a CDS encoding dienelactone hydrolase family protein translates to MGLMNIMLFHSTYGLRPSVHAAADRLRAAGHEVRVPDIFAGHTFETVEEGLAFQQETGKEELLKRAVLAAAPYSDSGLVYAGFSLGASVAQTLALGDAKARGLLLFHGTSDIAPSASVDELPVQLHVADPDPYETHDWLNSWYLQMQRTGADVEIYRYPGAGHLFTDAELPDFDQASAELAWKVAIGFLATL, encoded by the coding sequence ATGGGCCTCATGAACATCATGCTTTTCCACTCGACGTACGGTCTGCGCCCCTCGGTGCACGCGGCCGCCGACCGGCTGCGTGCAGCCGGGCACGAGGTGCGGGTGCCCGATATCTTCGCGGGGCACACCTTCGAAACCGTCGAGGAAGGACTGGCCTTCCAGCAGGAGACGGGCAAGGAGGAGCTGCTGAAGCGGGCCGTGCTGGCCGCTGCGCCCTACTCCGACTCCGGACTGGTCTACGCGGGCTTCTCGCTCGGCGCGTCCGTCGCCCAGACGCTGGCGCTCGGGGACGCGAAGGCCCGCGGGCTGCTGCTCTTCCACGGCACGTCGGACATCGCTCCGAGCGCCTCGGTGGACGAGCTGCCCGTACAGCTGCACGTCGCGGACCCGGACCCGTACGAGACGCACGACTGGCTGAACTCCTGGTACCTCCAGATGCAGCGGACCGGCGCCGACGTCGAGATCTACCGCTATCCCGGCGCGGGTCACCTGTTCACCGACGCGGAGCTGCCGGACTTCGACCAGGCCTCGGCCGAGCTGGCCTGGAAGGTCGCGATCGGATTTCTCGCCACGCTGTGA